The nucleotide sequence TTGCCAAGTTCCCATACAAGAGACAATAAAAAAATCCATCGAATTTAAACATACCTTCCCGGAAGTCAATGAATTCTGGATCTTTCTTGATGCTCTGATGTTTTATCTTTTTATGCAGCAAAGTGCCAAAACTGCACTAGCAACAGAATTTAAAACCTATTTTGGCAAACAAGAACATGATGAAACATGCCTCAAAGATCTCATTGTTTTGCATGTTATGCACACCGTGAGTTTCTCTCCAGCGCTGCTTAATCGCCAAATCCCAGATGAAATGCCAAATATCGAATATACGATCGTACCAAAAGATACATTCGACGTTGATGGTTCGTTATACGGTACGCTGGAAATCCCGATCTGGCTGAATGGCGAAATCTCTTTAGTTGTTGAGATGAGTCTGATGGGAACAACAAAAAGAAAGCAGATTGCCAACTAAAATCTGATGAATGCGGTATTGGCAGACGGATGGCATAAATTTAGAGGAATCACTTAATGAATATCAGCACCCCTTGGGTTTTTATTTCAGGTGGATCACGTGGTATCGGCAAAGGCATAGTAAAAATGCTAGCAGCTCAAAACTATCACGTGGTTTTTACCTATAAATCCAGCATAAATGAAGCACAAATATTGTGTCATGACATTGAACAGCAAGGTTATCGCTGTGAGGGCTATCAATGTGACGTCTCAAACGCGAAAGAAGTCACAACATTGTCAGCAGAACTTATCTCACAATATGGCGCTCCTTATGCCATCATCAATAACGCCGGAATTACACAAGATGCATTGCTGATAAATATGAAAGAAGAAGAGTGGCATAATGTCATTTCCACCAATCTTTCTTCTATCTATTTAGTGAATCACTCATTTCTCCCTGAAATGATTACTGCTGGAGAAGGCTGCATTATCCATATGAGCTCAGTCACTGCATTTAAAGCTAACTCAGGGCAAGTTAACTACGCTGCCACCAAAGCCGCCATGATCGGTATTACCCGCTCATTAGCTGTTGAAGTTGGCCGATTTAATGTCCGGGTCAATACCGTTGCGCCAGGCTTGATTGACACTGAAATGCTGGCTCATATCCCCGCGCCACATAGGAAAAAACTGTTATCTAACATCCCACTGGGCCGCTTGGGTTCAGTAGAAGATATTGCTCTGACAGTCAATTTCCTACTCAGCCCTGGAGGACGCTACATTACCGGGCAAACATTCGTTATTGATGGAGGAATGACCGCTTGAGTCAGTTAAACAATTAACATCAATGGATTCGTAGCCCTATCCTGTGGTCATTTGTACCCAGATAAATATTCTGGGTACTGACACAAAATACCGTTAATCATTGCCAGATAAACAATCCAGCCTATCTGGTAAATGTTAATAACGATAATAAACAATTTTAATATTAAATCATGCTCTTGGCGTTAAGTGCTAAATATTAGCAATTTTCATTTTATCAGATGAGAAGGGCTTGACCTTGTAGTCGACTCCAAGGTGTTTAATCAAATATAGGCACATTAATTAAGACGAATTTACTTTTAATCACTGTGATAGGAGAGAACACATGACCGGAGAAATACAATCACCTCCGCTTAATGAGAAAAAGTCAAAACGTAAGTTAGCACTGATCCTCGCAACTCTCTTATTTGCTTTTGTCGGGTTGGGTTACTTCACCTATTGGCTTATTTCATTACGTCATTATCAAGCGACTGATGATGCTTACGTTGTGGGTAATCAGGTACAAGTGATGGCCCAGATCACCGGTAGCGTAACCGCCATTTATGCCGATAATACCGACTTCGTTCAACAAGGCGATATTTTGCTACGTTTAGACTCTATTGATGCGGAACATGCTTTTGAGCGAGCGAAAAATACCTTGGCTAATAATGTCAGGCAAACTCACCAAACCATTATTGATAATGAAAAACTATTGGCTAACATTGATCTCAAACAAACGGCATTACAACAGGCTCAAGACGATTTAAAACGACGTGAACATTTGGGACTCACAGGTGCTATCGCCAAAGAAAATCTGATTCATTCCCGCAATAGCGTACAAATGGCAAAATCTGAGCTGAATGTTGCCCGACAACAATATTATGCCAATAAAGCACTAGTTATAGACACCCCATTAGATCAACAACCTGCGATTAAACTGGCCGCTTCCCAGCTCCGCGATGCATGGTTAACCTTACAGCGCACCCAGATTGTCGCGCCGGTAACAGGCTACGTTTCACGCCGCAGTGTTCAAGTAGGCTCACAAATAAAAAGTGGTGCTCCACTGATGGTTATCGTACCCGCTGACCAACTTTGGGTCGAAGCTAACTTCAAAGAAGTTCAACTTGCCAATGTGCGTATTGGTCAACCCGTAACCCTGATTAGCGATTTCTATGGTAGTGATGTCACTTATAAGGGCCGGATCGTTGGTCTTGATATGGGAACTGGCAGTGCATTTTCTTTATTGCCGGCACAAAACGCCACCGGTAACTGGATCAAAGTAGTTCAACGTTTACCCGTTCGTGTTGAACTAGAAGCACAACAACTTATTGCTCATCCTTTACGCATCGGTTTATCCATGCACGCCGCGGTTGATACCCGAAATCAGGGTGGTCTGGTGCTTGCTGACACGCCTCGTAATGGCATTGTTTATGAAACCAACGTTTTAACTTACAACACCGTAGAAATTGATCGGCTAATTAACGAAATCATTCAAGTTAATACCAGTCAAAATAAGTGAGGTTAACATGCTAAAAGAGCCATTATCAGGAGCCAAACTTGGCTGGCTAACCCTGGCTTTAGCATTAGCCGCTTTTTTACAAATATTGGACCTGACCATTGCTAACGTTGCAATATCAACAATTGCTGGAGA is from Photorhabdus laumondii subsp. laumondii and encodes:
- a CDS encoding MaoC/PaaZ C-terminal domain-containing protein — translated: MNVQFSKKDLSQWAKFSGDYNPIHFDEKIAREVGLGGIAVHGMLAMIPLKSGYDYLSQLNREMGRQWHVNLRNPVPLDACYCVKTKHTNRNGKTTFNLQDETTNLKPLIGHYSCFDFSQKTSFPEKPRCQVPIQETIKKSIEFKHTFPEVNEFWIFLDALMFYLFMQQSAKTALATEFKTYFGKQEHDETCLKDLIVLHVMHTVSFSPALLNRQIPDEMPNIEYTIVPKDTFDVDGSLYGTLEIPIWLNGEISLVVEMSLMGTTKRKQIAN
- the fabG gene encoding 3-oxoacyl-ACP reductase FabG, which gives rise to MNISTPWVFISGGSRGIGKGIVKMLAAQNYHVVFTYKSSINEAQILCHDIEQQGYRCEGYQCDVSNAKEVTTLSAELISQYGAPYAIINNAGITQDALLINMKEEEWHNVISTNLSSIYLVNHSFLPEMITAGEGCIIHMSSVTAFKANSGQVNYAATKAAMIGITRSLAVEVGRFNVRVNTVAPGLIDTEMLAHIPAPHRKKLLSNIPLGRLGSVEDIALTVNFLLSPGGRYITGQTFVIDGGMTA
- the emrA gene encoding multidrug efflux MFS transporter periplasmic adaptor subunit EmrA, whose protein sequence is MTGEIQSPPLNEKKSKRKLALILATLLFAFVGLGYFTYWLISLRHYQATDDAYVVGNQVQVMAQITGSVTAIYADNTDFVQQGDILLRLDSIDAEHAFERAKNTLANNVRQTHQTIIDNEKLLANIDLKQTALQQAQDDLKRREHLGLTGAIAKENLIHSRNSVQMAKSELNVARQQYYANKALVIDTPLDQQPAIKLAASQLRDAWLTLQRTQIVAPVTGYVSRRSVQVGSQIKSGAPLMVIVPADQLWVEANFKEVQLANVRIGQPVTLISDFYGSDVTYKGRIVGLDMGTGSAFSLLPAQNATGNWIKVVQRLPVRVELEAQQLIAHPLRIGLSMHAAVDTRNQGGLVLADTPRNGIVYETNVLTYNTVEIDRLINEIIQVNTSQNK